In Styela clava chromosome 6, kaStyClav1.hap1.2, whole genome shotgun sequence, the genomic window AATTTCTCCGAcactatttttattcataactaaACAATCGCTTTATATTTgcattttttcaagtttttattcaaataattcgtCCTTCGTAACGTTTGCGCCTCAGTCCGACGATACGAAATTTGAGATACACTCTTTTAGTTGTGGTGAaagcaaattttattgaaaatacacGGTCTATATACAAAAATGTTACGTCAACTACTCAAGTCATTCAAATTTTGGTTccaaattatattaaattactAAATCCATTAACTACTGCTTTGTGCAGACGATAACTTTATATTCAAGCTTGAGAACCAGTTTTACATCGTCATCCGATTCATTCTCTCTTCCAAGAGCTCTCTTAATGTCGCTTGCAAAAACGTCAAGCGGATCAATTGATGGCTTCTCTTTTTCCATAAAAATATGGTAATCACCAATGCTCGAACCTAATGCTTTGAATTGCGGCAACGTTAAAAGCATCTCATGTTTAAGCCTCTTTAACCACTGCTTGTTGTCCTGTTGAATTTCTTCGTAAATGGACATGTAGCCATTATAACATTCATAGTTCCTGTCGTGTGCATGAACGTTTTGAAAAAATCTGTAAACGATATCTTTTATATCAATCAAACTTGAATGCAGCTCTGGTTTCTCTGCGCCTTCCTGTTCAACATTACTGATGCCTTTCAATGCAGGGACGTAGATGGCGCAGCAACCATTTGGCTTTAAGACTCTTTTGCACTCTTCTAAAAACTTCGGCATGTTGAGCCAGTGAGCAGCAGTTCCACAACCCACCAAGTCGATACTGTTGTCTTCAACAGGAAATCTATGATCGTTAACAAGTTGAAAAGATATATTTTCTGTTTCGTTAATCTCTCTCGCCTTTTCTATTTGAGCTTCACTGATGTCGATTCCTAATATTGAGCGAAAAAATGGGGCAAATATGAAGGTAGATTGCCCGGTGCCACAGCCAACATCtaacattttttcaaacttctGGCTTTGTGGGCCTGAGCCCACTTTTTCACTCAAATATTCCATAATAGCCTGTGGCACGATTGGCGGATACGATGGCCGATACTTGTGGTAGATTTCTGCCATTGAATTACCTTCATAAACTCGGATTAAATTTGATTCATTCATGATTTATTCAAACCATAAAAAAGAAATCAAGATAAAGAAACTACAGACTTTATAAACCAGCAGTGTATGATATAATCGATATTTGACAAAGACTGACATTCCATTTTTAATTTCCGAAGAACTTATCTTGTTCCGGAAATTTTCATTGGGGAGAATGGTTCCAACAATATACGTCATAAGATGGATGTGTCAATCAATATGCTTAAAAAATGCATTCTATCACGCAAAAAACGTTGATTGATATTCTATTTTAGGCGATATCGAGAGAGATCACAGATGGCGGTAGAGGAAACTTGTCGATGCTCCTGATTTCACCAATGCATAtgaataatttcaatgaaatataaatctatatatatcattttcaatGCATTTTAAAGCTACtttaaaatcttatttaacGCAAATCGAATATGCAAGAAaggaatattttaatttttaacacATGAACTCATTCTGGAGAATATTAGGTCTTCGTTACTCCATAAAAAGCAAGAGCAGTAACTTGTAGTGATATTGCATATTTTATACTAATTTAATTCGGTGCTTGAGTTCATGACCTTTCATGCAGTTATTATCTTGCTCTGCCCTGCCCCTAGTGCATACAATGTATACCGTTTTTTGGTTTATGAAGTAAACACACTAACACAGTACTCTGAAATATCGAGTTTATGTGTATGTAAATAATGTAGTCAATACTATAAGAAGTTCAATAAAGTGTAGGAAAATTATAGCAAGTAAAGACAATAAAGTAAATTCAAGTTATTGTCATTTTTACGTGTAAACAATGAAAACAAGTTACTACGCTGGTAAATTGTTTCTTCAAACCACAGGAGTCGCGTTGAAATCTTTTCATTGTCGATTCttatttcaaagtaattggtcTATATGAAGAATGTTATTATAAATTCTCACTAAAATATGCGAGTGTATTCTGAATAATTAGAGAGCCTGTTCTATTAGAATTAGATATATCTTGAAAACCTAATTTGATGTGAGGTTTATCACAAGTCTCAGCAAGCTATTTTATGCCAGGGATCGGAAAAACGGGAAGACATCTGAACTAGTATTAAAACCCAAAGTCGACTTTTCTGGTCTGCAACATTTAATGCTGAGAAACACAAAACACCATCGTTTAATTTGGACTTCATTTGTTAAACACAGAACAAAGAGATCTCGTTACAGACCTTTCATTGCAGTCACCCGCTGTTATTTAATcaagaattttaattttattgattatttggCATGCGTGTTATAGtggaactatgtatgtctgaggaaatcagaccttggtcagacgaaacgttacagaaatatatttgtatatattgtgAAGATGCCATCTTGAACTAAAATCAATAATTCCAGTAGAACAGGAACTAGAAATCAATAGCGCTGTTGCTTTTCCTCGCAAAATAATggttgtaaaatttattttgctcaACATCCAACTCCATAGTTACCCACTCTGTTTTTTCTACGTATAGAATATATTGGGAAAGTTTAACATGTCAAAGCTTCGAATTATTTCTGATTCGTCATACATTCGCTAATTAATGCGATAAACAACATTTTAGACTTCATATGCGTACAGACTTCAAATGgttttaaaatacatatatatatatatataagattggGTTCGCACAGTGGCGTATCCATGACATGGAAGCCATGGCTCTTGCCATGGTCGCTGTTTCGAAAGCGGCGAAAAGAGGGCGAAAAGTTTTAATCGggaaatgtttcaataaaataatttcaaattagaaTAACTGAAATTCGCGTTTTTACTCAAAATATACCGTACATGTATCTCAATTTACCTATaatcgttaaaaattgtaagTCAACGATTAAGGGGGCacgtttttaaatattgccACATGCGCTATTTTaggtagatacgccactgcgtTCACACATCAATATTCGGAAGGGGCGGTGCCAAATTGGATGAGGCAAGAAGAAGCATAACATCGTACATGCGGTGTTCATTTGGTTGCGTTCTAAACTTGTTCTTCGTGAAGTTCCTTGACATCTTCAAACTGCTGATCACATACATATGACTCGCCAAATATTGATTTTAGGCATGATTGAACCAGTTAAATGAGATTTTATAGTGACCTTGAAATGCCTAAAACATGATATTAATCAACGTGCACCTTGCACGataaaatgctatttttcaGCATATTGATTGACACATCTATTTTATTACGTATATTGTTGTAACCCTTTACATCAATAGTCGGAACACGGTTGTTCGGCAATGATGGAATGTCAGTCAAtgtaaaatattgattataccatacattgctgttttataaAGTTTGTagttcatttattttggtttatttttatGGTTTGAAGCAATTGAAAGCCATGAATAAAGCAAATTTAATCAGGGTTTATGAAGGTAAATCGATAACAGAAATCTATTTCAAGTATCGACCACCGTATCCGCCAATCGTGCCACAGGCTATTATGGAATATTTGAGTGAAAAAATGGGCTCAAGCCCACAAAGCAagaagtttgaaaaaatgttaGACGTTGGCTGTGGCGCCGGGCAATCTACCTTCATATTTGCCCCATTTTTTCGCTCAATATTAGGAATCGACATCAGTGAAGCTCAAATAGAAAAGGCGAAAGAGATTAACGAAACAGAAAATATATCTTTCCAACTTGTTAACGATCATAGATTTCCTGTTGAAGACAACAGCATCGATCTGGTGGGTTGTGGAACTGCTGCTCACTGGCTAAACATACCGAAGTTTTTAGAAGAGTGCAAAAGAGTCTTAAAGCCAAATGGTTGCTGCGCCATCTACGTTGATGTATTGAAAGGCATCAGTAATGTCGGGCAGAAAGACGCAGAGAAACCAAAACTGCGTTTAAGTTTGATTGATATAAATGATATCGTtatcaaattttctcaaaacgtTCATGCACACGACAGGAACTATGAATGTTATAATGGCTACAAATGTATTTATGAAGAAATCCAACAAGGCAACAAGCAATGGCTGAAGAGGCTTGAACACGAGATGCTTTTAACGTTGTCACAATTCAAAGCATTTATTTCAACTATGGGTGATTaccatatttttattgaaaaagagAAGCCATCAATTGATCCGCTTGACGTCTTTGCAAGTGACATCAAAAGAGCTCTTGAAAGAGAGAATGAATCGGATGACGACGTAAAACTGCTTCTCAAGCTTGATTATAATGTTATCGTCTGCACAAAGCAGTAGTTAATGGATTtagtaatttaatattatatgaaaCCAAAATTTGAATAACTTGAGTACTGGACGTTAGCTCTATCATATAGACAGTATATATTCAATGGAAATTTTGCTTCCATCACACATAAAATTGCTATTTCACAAACAGAGTGGTCGTGTTCATCTCAGATTTTGTATCTTATGCAGTTTTCCTGCGAATAGAAATGACCGGAAAAGCCCCATTACATTGGTGAGACATTGCTAAAACATTGCCTGGTGGAGTGCGCTGATATTCTGCTGAGCAAGTCTTCGGCGTCAAAGATGAAGCAGGTCTTCTTGTCCAATAACAATGATGCGCATTTTCGAAAATGGACCCCGACATACGATCTATCATGTCAAAAAAACAATGGCAAAATTGATATTGATAGTGTAATGTAAATTCTGATGCGTTTattacttattacttatcgacttcgatcggtaagtatgttgataggtatttgtctgtttatttcactttcgtatgttacgcgatatctcacgaaagcgaggatgaatctgctccaaatttagcatgtgcattcatcatatctcggaccagaagcctattgattttggatgaatttttatgtcgtataattagcgagttattaattgatTGGTGATGGGACATGCGGTTGAGTCAGAGCGagggaatcgaaaccgcagatcGATatgtcggcggtctccgatctcTATCTAGTTTGTAATCTTATGCGTTGAATTGTCCTATTCGATGAATAACACTGGTTTTCTTTACACGGATTGTCACTATCTTGGAATGCTAGAGGGCGCAATAAATTGGCGTTTCTTTTCAAGGGGGTTGATATGTTGTGGGGAATGAAAGTGGGAAATTAAgataaaaaggttggaaaccactggctTAGTGAGATGTGCGTACAATCAACCTGatcaccaaatatttgaattgaaagTCGCACAAGCTAGTAGTGTGCAAGATTGGAATAGTCCAGACAGAGATTGCAATGCAGTTATTAGATTAAAACTTCAATTTAATAACTGAACTCAAGGAAGTTAACGCTGGAATAGTAATAACAATAACATACATATTTACAGTTGATACATAAAAGAGGGCAGAAACGAAGGGAAATGACACATATACCgtgttttcctgaaaataaaactgggtcttattt contains:
- the LOC120331216 gene encoding putative methyltransferase DDB_G0268948 — protein: MNKANLIRVYEGKSITEIYFKYRPPYPPIVPQAIMEYLSEKMGSSPQSKKFEKMLDVGCGAGQSTFIFAPFFRSILGIDISEAQIEKAKEINETENISFQLVNDHRFPVEDNSIDLVGCGTAAHWLNIPKFLEECKRVLKPNGCCAIYVDVLKGISNVGQKDAEKPKLRLSLIDINDIVIKFSQNVHAHDRNYECYNGYKCIYEEIQQGNKQWLKRLEHEMLLTLSQFKAFISTMGDYHIFIEKEKPSIDPLDVFASDIKRALERENESDDDVKLLLKLDYNVIVCTKQ
- the LOC120331215 gene encoding uncharacterized protein LOC120331215; the encoded protein is MNESNLIRVYEGNSMAEIYHKYRPSYPPIVPQAIMEYLSEKVGSGPQSQKFEKMLDVGCGTGQSTFIFAPFFRSILGIDISEAQIEKAREINETENISFQLVNDHRFPVEDNSIDLVGCGTAAHWLNMPKFLEECKRVLKPNGCCAIYVPALKGISNVEQEGAEKPELHSSLIDIKDIVYRFFQNVHAHDRNYECYNGYMSIYEEIQQDNKQWLKRLKHEMLLTLPQFKALGSSIGDYHIFMEKEKPSIDPLDVFASDIKRALGRENESDDDVKLVLKLEYKVIVCTKQ